In Aspergillus nidulans FGSC A4 chromosome IV, a single window of DNA contains:
- a CDS encoding putative Rho guanyl nucleotide exchange factor (transcript_id=CADANIAT00000921) — protein sequence MANYHNGNPPYGQSGNQPHYDAYTPPSTDPPLRRMPSYSAGDDSSLFAPQSSQSRVAESHRYPNRASVGEYSGSFGQRDNYADPRYAHLPSAASPRARAQSQSSYQYQYGSLGPMSPTQPSYNPQQYAAPPTTSQQHTGYSPLSYTSSNSYGNGNNNISPTHQPYNPAAYQAASLGNLGSPTIQRQSSMLFAQTPLSPNPYGSPHSSLPPPPPPRGPDHPYGGRPSVAYPSTSPGAQYGFSQHSSTASTYSLASPTTPGTAYASGSGSLSSMTSFNSRPYGGVPIPSHISHPSRLSDPSRTPSVDEEPPEPPAHLSSGDTYDKSYGEVRIPARSLPTPPVHQPQSPLSPQRTDTLTRHPQARPLPGPPVETEYGHMNGTAQPADHTPGYDDLVREVDAAIPDKQWASYQIDRPLHIDGHSQDSVDRLNLPDSRQPSSDSVIAHLSPDERHTHTNGSMATGTWQYVNYDAYSDESEAEAEAGLAMLRMADEEERAQAERLQERERRETNASTTSSLAKRPSVTAASPIQATRADWYPTHSGNNSLGHSPYDDTALGAPPYGNEADYSGHHQVATSGSRHSSNASREDRAEYSDEYDYPPIEDDYAFHPFPQLPSTARVDAGGTGGLSEPSAYNRRMSFDYGEETDGSLPHRRQSHHSGSEGSFEEPGDLFFHPGMRPLPPPPEEPADNAKLLPHLLPAGTYRQLEPDYSSPYVPAPSPDVYATAAPSPTQFSRSTSLTSHPIAPRADPPIRSKTDADKLKYKQQQEMLLRQGALKLDSPMDAGAAAIPLDLPVIPAGRRKKFHPSKLSSEDFRRCAEPWALSAVLTWIRDLSEEENDLKTHAVVDAIVALFTHKVPTMNIADAETLAARVVENMFDQGALIKDEEWVKFGNGQISGVLFQITGTGCYSPVLHEQETDAEVVGRCYSHHCMRTLRKVNLRAQDMEPQKKAEDWVTFYKVSKEVLEKHPKKEIDRQNNLHEIVTTEDSFISQLDVLRELYRDRLANSEPSIIPPKRASKFLNDVFGKVDAVKRVNEEYLLAQLKYRQKEQGPFIVGFSDIFREWIRKAKAVYTSYAETFPYANYLIRKEAERNVLFRQFLSAARDHKMSNRLSWDTYLKAPITRIQRYTLLLSTVHRNMPKDSEEKTNLAQAIEEIKVVALECDNKVGEMSKKVDLRELASKLQLRPDMRKRVELNLDFLGREVIFRGDLQRPGSRTRFLVDTHAILFDHFLVLAKLSVTRDPAKPIKYEVYDVSKMPIPMDLLVLESTQEDPVVKSAVRGVVAAGQTPQPGVVAHSNADKALVPTTVLESSKDDKVLYPFKVKHLGMNETYILYAPSAQNRKDWCDRIIEAKTKHAASLYAQNAEPFRLRVLADTAFASNDSSPPTHTAIIKGTPLHRAVKDVEKQYPASARPNPICRAAVHCATVFEQPPGRKMCAIGTDYGVYISEYNDPRGWSRSIAMARVTQIAVFEEFNLFLLIADKSLIAYHLDVVCPASGVPTGAANDSTRRAPQKLSGNREVGFFAAGHMKDRTLVMYKKRDGLSSTFKILEPVLQKSASSRSRFFSSRRSNTEFFREYDEFYIPAESYGINLFHSSLAISTQKGIEILTLDKKQTWSVPEFRTDAQEAQAHLSEIGRRISGLRPLGMFRLSDTEFLVTYTECAVYVNQHGDVSRSVVLEFVGRAHSACLYGKFLILFNDDFVEVRNAMNGRLRQVIPGHNVVCLDDGSRLPGSGVNSIPTSSGDTVNLSSGISNGAPLANQGRTVKICMQHPHYARNLVVLELIENEGSKD from the exons ATGGCGAACTATCACAATGGCAACCCGCCTTACGGCCAGTCGGGAAACCAGCCGCACTATGATGCCTACACCCCTCCGTCGACCGACCCGCCGCTTCGACGTATGCCCAGCTACAGTGCGGGGGACGACTCCAGTCTCTTCGCTCCCCAATCCAGCCAGTCGAGAGTTGCGGAGAGCCACCGCTATCCGAATCGTGCGAGCGTGGGCGAGTATTCAGGGTCGTTTGGCCAGCGCGATAACTACGCCGATCCCAGATATGCCCATCTTCCCTCGGCAGCTTCGCCGCGGGCCCGcgcccagtcccagtcgaGCTATCAATACCAGTACGGCTCACTAGGACCGATGTCGCCTACACAGCCCTCGTACAATCCCCAGCAGTATGCCGCGCCCCCGACGACGTCACAACAGCATACCGGGTACAGCCCGTTGTCGTATACCTCATCGAATTCGTACGGCAACGGTAACAACAATATATCGCCCACTCATCAGCCGTACAACCCGGCCGCTTACCAAGCGGCCAGTCTTGGAAATCTTGGGTCTCCCACAATCCAGCGCCAGTCGAGCATGCTTTTCGCTCAAACGCCGCTCTCTCCCAACCCGTATGGATCGCCGCACTCTTCCTtacctccgccgcctccaccccGTGGCCCTGACCATCCCTACGGCGGGCGACCCTCAGTGGCATATCCCAGCACATCACCTGGAGCTCAGTATGGATTTTCACAACACTCATCCACCGCTTCGACCTATAGTCTTGCCTCTCCCACCACGCCGGGCACAGCCTACGCGTCCGGCAGCGGATCTCTGTCCAGCATGACATCGTTCAACTCGCGGCCGTACGGCGGAGTTCCGATTCCATCGCACATCTCCCATCCGTCTCGCCTTTCCGATCCTAGCCGGACGCCGTCCGTAGACGAGGAGCCGCCTGAGCCTCCAGCGCACCTTTCTTCGGGCGATACTTACGACAAGTCATATGGTGAGGTGCGCATACCAGCGCGATCCCTTCCGACGCCGCCGGTACACCAGCCCCAGTCGCCGCTGTCGCCCCAAAGAACGGACACACTGACGCGACATCCCCAGGCGCGGCCGCTTCCCGGGCCCCCAGTGGAGACTGAATATGGGCATATGAACGGCACAGCACAGCCCGCTGACCATACCCCTGGTTATGATGACTTGGTCCGAGAAGTCGACGCCGCTATCCCAGACAAACAATGGGCCTCTTACCAGATTGATAGGCCACTCCATATTGACGGGCATTCCCAGGATTCTGTTGACCGGCTGAACTTACCGGACTCGCGCCAGCCGTCTTCAGATTCGGTTATCGCCCATCTTTCCCCTGATGAGAGACACACACATACAAACGGAAGTATGGCCACAGGCACCTGGCAGTATGTGAACTACGATGCCTACAGcgatgagagcgaagctGAAGCCGAGGCGGGGCTGGCAATGCTGCGGATGGccgatgaggaggagcgggCCCAGGCCGAGCGGTTGCAGGAGCGGGAGCGTCGGGAAACGAATGCCTCGACGACCAGTTCGCTTGCAAAACGCCCGTCAGTTACGGCTGCATCGCCGATCCAAGCCACCCGTGCAGATTGGTATCCCACCCATAGTGGAAATAATTCGCTAGGACATTCTCCGTACGATGATACTGCTCTAGGCGCACCCCCGTACGGCAATGAAGCCGACTATTCTGGCCATCATCAGGTTGCGACTTCGGGCTCCCGGCACAGCTCCAATGCTTCACGCGAGGATCGGGCGGAGTACTCCGATGAATATGACTATCCCCCCATTGAAGACGATTACGCGTTTCATCCGTTCCCTCAGCTGCCTTCAACCGCACGAGTTGACGCCGGAGGCACAGGCGGTCTATCGGAGCCCAGCGCATATAACCGCCGGATGAGTTTTGATTATGGTGAGGAAACCGATGGCTCCTTACCGCATCGCAGGCAATCGCACCACTCAGGAAGTGAAGGTTCTTTTGAAGAACCTGGGGATCTGTTCTTCCATCCTGGAATGCGaccacttcctccacctccggAGGAGCCTGCGGATAACGCGAAACTACTACCGCACCTGCTGCCAGCCGGCACATACCGACAATTGGAGCCGGACTATTCATCCCCATATGTTccggctccttctccagatgTGTACGCAACGGCCGCACCCAGCCCTACCCAATTCTCGCGGTCTACATCTTTGACGAGTCATCCCATTGCGCCTCGTGCTGACCCTCCTATCAGATCCAAGACCGATGCAGATAAGTTAAAATACAAGCAGCAAcaggagatgctgctgcggcagGGAGCCCTGAAGCTTGATTCACCTATGGATGCTGGGGCCGCTGCAATTCCCCTCGATCTACCTGTAATCCCCGCCGGTCGCCGCAAGAAGTTCCATCCGTCGAAACTGTCATCCGAGGATTTCCGACGTTGCGCTGAACCATGGGCGCTCAGCGCTGTTCTAACCTGGATCCGGGATCTAtctgaagaggagaatgacCTGAAAACCCACGCCGTAGTCGATGCTATCGTCGCCTTGTTTACTCACAAAGTTCCGACGATGAATATTGCCGATGCTGAGACCCTTGCGGCGCGAGTCGTGGAGAACATGTTTGACCAAGGAGCTCTCATTAAGGACGAGGAATGGGTCAAGTTCGGCAATGGACAGATTTCTGGTGTACTGTTTCAGATTACGGGCACCGGCTGCTACTCGCCTGTGTTACATGAGCAAGAGACGGATGCCGAAGTTGTTGGACGCTGCTACTCGCATCACTGCATGCGGACGCTAAGGAAGGTGAATCTTAGGGCGCAGGACATGGAGCcgcagaagaaggcggaggatTGGGTGACATTCTACAAAGTTTCAAAAGAAGTATTGGAAAAGCACCCTAAGAAAGAGATCGACCGGCAGAACAATCTGCACGAGATTGTCACTACCGAAGATTCTTTCATCAGCCAGCTTGATGTTTTGCGAGAGCTCTATCGCGATCGACTGGCAAATTCTGAACCCTCCATCATCCCGCCGAAACGCGCAAGCAAGTTCCTCAATGACGTCTTCGGAAAGGTAGACGCGGTTAAAAGAGTCAATGAGGAATACCTCCTGGCACAGTTGAAGTATCGACAGAAAGAACAAGGCCCCTTCATCGTCGGGTTCAGTGACATCTTTCGAGAATGGATCCGCAAGGCAAAGGCCGTGTATACCAGTTATGCGGAGACCTTCCCTTACGCTAACTATCTTATTCGCAAAGAGGCGGAGAGAAATGTTCTTTTCCGGCAGTTTCTCAGCGCAGCCCGAGATCACAAGATGTCTAATCGTCTTAGCTGGGACACATACCTGAAAGCCCCTATCACTCGTATTCAGCGGTATACTCTGCTCTTGTCGACAGTTCACCGCAATATGCCAAAGGATTCGGAGGAAAAGACCAATCTGGCCCAGGCCATTGAAGAAATCAAGGTCGTCGCCTTGGAGTGCGACAATAAGGTCGGCGAAATGAGCAAAAAGGTCGACTTGAGGGAGCTGGCCTCTAAACTGCAACTCCGGCCAGACATGAGAAAGCGCGTGGAACTCAACCTGGACTTTCTGGGTAGAGAGGTTATTTTCCGCGGAGACTTGCAGCGCCCAGGCTCCCGAACACGGTTCTTGGTTGATACGCATGCCATCCTCTTTGATCATTTCCTCGTGCTGGCTAAGCTATCTGTTACTAGAGATCCAGCAAAGCCGATCAAATATGAGGTCTATGATGTATCGAAAATGCCTATTCCGATGGATCTTTTGGTACTTGAAAGCACCCAAGAAGATCCCGTTGTGAAGTCAGCGGTCAGAGGAGTGGTTGCCGCGGGCCAGACCCCCCAACCTGGTGTTGTTGCACACTCCAATGCGGACAAGGCTCTAGTTCCTACGACGGTTCTTGAGAGCTCGAAAGACGACAAAGTTCTGTATCCTTTCAAAGTCAAGCACCTTGGCATGAATGAAACGTACATTTTATACGCTCCTTCGGCGCAAAATCGAAAGGACTGGTGTGATAGGATCATTGAGGCGAAGACCAAGCATGCCGCTTCACTATATGCTCAGAATGCAGAGCCATTCCGTCTTCGTGTCCTGGCGGATACTGCCTTTGCCAGCAACGACAGTTCTCCTCCAACTCACACTGCAATCATTAAGGGCACACCTCTCCACCGCGCAGTTAAAGACGTTGAAAAGCAGTACCCCGCTTCGGCTCGACCGAACCCGATTTGCCGGGCGGCGGTTCATTGCGCTACCGTTTTCGAGCAACCTCCTGGGCGTAAAATGTGTGCTATTGGGACTGATTACGGGGTGTATATCTCGGAGTACAATGATCCCAGGGGCTGGTCGAGG TCAATTGCTATGGCCCGAGTAACGCAGATCGCGgtctttgaagagttcaacCTTTTCCTCTTGATTGCCGACAAGTCCCTGATTGCCTATCATCTCGACGTTGTCTGCCCTGCTAGCGGCGTGCCGACTGGCGCCGCCAACGACTCCACCCGGCGAGCACCGCAGAAGCTCTCTGGAAATCGAGAAGTGGGCTTCTTTGCCGCAGGACACATGAAGGACCGTACGCTTGTTATGTACAAGAAGCGTGATGGCCTGTCGTCGACGTTCAAG ATTCTGGAACCTGTTCTGCAGAAATCTGCCTCAAGTCGAAGTCGATTTTTCAGTTCTCGCCGATCGAACACTGAGTTTTTCCGTGAATATGACGAGTTCTACATCCCCGCCGAGAGTTACGGCATTAACCTGTTCCATTCGTCCCTTGCTATATCGACCCAGAAAGGCATCGAGATTCTAACGCTCGATAAAAAACAGACTTGGTCTGTCCCTGAGTTCCGCACCGACGCCCAGGAAGCCCAGGCTCACCTCAGTGAGATTGGCCGCCGGATTAGTGGTCTTCGACCGCTGGGTATGTTCCGTCTCAGCGACACGGAGTTTCTGGTTACCTACACCGAGTGTGCGGTTTACGTCAATCAGCACGGCGACGTCTCTCGCAGTGTGGTCCTAGAATTTGTCGGTCGCGCTCACTCGGCTTGTCTTTACGGCAAGTTCCTGATTCTCTTCAACGACGACTTTGTCGAGGTCCGCAACGCCATGAATGGTCGGTTACGCCAGGTCATTCCCGGCCACAATGTTGTCTGCCTTGATGATGGTAGCCGCCTCCCTGGCTCGGGAGTGAACAGTATACCAACCAGCTCTGGCGACACCGTCAATCTCTCCAGTGGCATCTCGAATGGAGCTCCGTTGGCTAACCAAGGCCGCACGGTCAAGATTTGCATGCAGCATCCTCACTACGCGCGGAACCTGGTTGTCCTTGAGCTTATTGAGAACGAGGGCTCGAAAGATTAA
- a CDS encoding uncharacterized protein (transcript_id=CADANIAT00000922) produces the protein MSSSLPLHPLLDNGISQGKPNFPGGKLYCHCASNKVEITLTSDVLHNHACGCSKCWKPKGSIFSVVGVVPTSALSVTANASKLAIIDKNAPIQRYACKECGVHLYGRIEVEHPFKGLDFVHVELSEGGGKEGWQGVQFAGFVSSLIGQGLDPELVPGVRERLKSLGLENYDALSPPLMDAIATWNAKRDGVVFRSSL, from the coding sequence ATGTCCTCCTCTCTCCCGCTCCATCCCCTTCTAGACAACGGCATCAGCCAAGGAAAACCCAACTTTCCCGGCGGAAAACTCTACTGCCACTGCGCCTCCAACAAAGTCGAAATCACACTGACCTCCGATGTCCTGCACAACCACGCGTGCGGGTGCTCTAAGTGCTGGAAGCCCAAAGGCAGCATCTTCTCTGTCGTGGGCGTCGTCCCAACCTCCGCTTTGAGCGTAACTGCCAACGCCTCCAAACTCGCTATCATCGACAAGAACGCTCCGATTCAGCGCTACGCATGTAAGGAGTGTGGCGTGCACCTCTACGGACGGATCGAAGTTGAGCACCCATTTAAGGGATTGGACTTTGTGCACGTTGAGCTGTCCGAGGGGGGCGGGAAGGAGGGATGGCAAGGGGTGCAATTCGCCGGTTTTGTGAGCAGTTTGATTGGGCAGGGACTGGACCCGGAGCTTGTTCCGGGTGTGAGGGAGAGACTGAAGAGTTTGGGGCTTGAGAATTATGATGCGTTGAGTCCACCACTGATGGATGCGATTGCGACGTGGAATGCGAAGAGAGATGGGGTTGTGTTTCGGTCTTCGCTCTGA